In Zea mays cultivar B73 chromosome 7, Zm-B73-REFERENCE-NAM-5.0, whole genome shotgun sequence, the following proteins share a genomic window:
- the LOC100284860 gene encoding glucan endo-1,3-beta-glucosidase precursor, which translates to MAPPSWQGHAAAVLSVPLLILVVAPSTTAIGVNYGTKGDNLPPPATVASFLANRTRIDRVKLFDTNPDMVRAFAGTGIAVMVTAGNGDIPKLATKDGAGAWVAANVAPYYPSTDISLVSVGNEIMDTADKALISNLVPAMRALKAALVAAGYPKIRVSTPHSLGILSVSEPPSASRFRDGFDRAVFAPMLAFHRQSRSPFMVNPYPYFGYNGVTLPYALARPNPGVPDPGTGITYTSMFEAQLDSVYSAMKKLGFEDVEIAVGETGWPTKAEDGQIGVSTAEAAEYNRYLIGEASGGSGTPLMPKRTFETYIFALFNENLKPGPVAERNFGLFYANLTPVYDVGLMKDGVKTAATPAPAPDESKAAQSAVKKDDVEAAAAPEETAASASAPGPSSVDGEASSKATGPSPSEAPSQSGSTGEDKTPEKEEGGGDAPPPAASASGPPDEASETAAKDVDAAGGGKTPAPAGAESQGSSNLRVPVSCLLTVALSLALTGGI; encoded by the exons ATGGCACCGCCGTCGTGGCAAGGGCACGCAGCCGCCGTCCTTTCCGTGCCCCTGCTCATCCTCGTCGTTGCACCGTCCACCACCGCTATCGGCGTCAACTACGGCACCAAGGGCGACAACCTCCCGCCGCCGGCAACGGTGGCCTCGTTCCTGGCCAACCGCACCCGCATCGACCGCGTGAAGCTATTCGACACAAACCCGGACATGGTCCGCGCCTTCGCCGGCACGGGCATCGCGGTCATGGTGACCGCGGGCAACGGCGACATCCCCAAGCTCGCGACCAAGGACGGCGCGGGCGCGTGGGTGGCCGCGAACGTGGCGCCGTACTACCCCTCCACGGACATCTCACTCGTGTCCGTCGGGAACGAGATCATGGACACGGCCGACAAGGCCCTCATCTCCAACCTGGTGCCCGCCATGCGCGCGCTCAAGGCAGCGCTGGTGGCGGCGGGGTACCCGAAGATCCGCGTCTCGACGCCGCACTCCCTGGGCATCCTGTCCGTCTCCGAGCCGCCGTCCGCCAGCCGGTTCCGCGACGGCTTCGACCGCGCCGTGTTCGCGCCGATGCTGGCGTTCCACCGGCAGAGCAGGTCGCCGTTCATGGTGAACCCGTACCCGTACTTTGGGTACAACGGCGTGACGCTCCCCTACGCGCTGGCGCGGCCCAACCCGGGCGTGCCGGACCCCGGCACGGGCATCACGTACACCAGCATGTTCGAGGCGCAGCTGGACTCGGTGTACTCGGCGATGAAGAAGCTCGGGTTCGAGGACGTGGAGATCGCGGTGGGCGAGACCGGGTGGCCGACCAAGGCGGAGGACGGGCAGATCGGCGTGAGCACCGCCGAGGCGGCGGAGTACAACCGGTACCTCATCGGCGAGGCCAGCGGCGGGTCGGGCACGCCGCTCATGCCGAAGCGCACGTTCGAGACGTACATCTTCGCGCTCTTCAACGAGAACCTCAAGCCCGGCCCCGTCGCCGAGCGCAACTTCGGCCTCTTCTACGCCAACCTCACGCCGGTGTACGACGTCGGCCTCATGAAAGACGGG GTGAAGACAGCGGCCACGCCGGCGCCGGCTCCGGATGAATCCAAGGCTGCTCAGAGTGCCGTCAAGAAAGACGACGTGGAGGCGGCCGCGGCACCTGAAGAGACCGCCGCATCCGCGTCGGCGCCTGGGCCGTCGTCTGTGGACGGCGAAGCTTCATCCAAGGCCACCGGACCATCGCCGTCAGAGGCGCCATCGCAGAGTGGTTCGACCGGCGAAGACAAGACGCCG GaaaaggaggagggaggaggagacgCTCCGCCACCGGCGGCATCGGCCAGCGGGCCGCCCGACGAGGCATCGGAGACAGCAGCAAAG GACGTCGATGCTGCTGGAGGCGGCAAAACGCCGGCGCCGGCGGGAGCAGAGTCTCAGGGCAGCAGCAACCTCCGAGTCCCCGTCTCTTGCCTGCTTACAGTTGCTCTGTCTCTAGCTCTCACCGGTGGTATCTAA